A genomic stretch from Lathyrus oleraceus cultivar Zhongwan6 chromosome 2, CAAS_Psat_ZW6_1.0, whole genome shotgun sequence includes:
- the LOC127119403 gene encoding putative disease resistance protein RGA4 has translation MAEAVLELVLTNLSSLIRNELDLFLGFDQDFNSLSSLLTTIKATLEDAEEKQFTDRAIKDWLLKLKDAAHVLDDILDECATQVLEMESKGLSHKVQSSFRFSFHPKNVAFRYKIAKRMKRIRERLDEIAQERSKFHLTEIVREKRSGVLEWRQTTSIITQPQVYGREQDKDRIINFLVGDASSFKDLSVYPIVGLGGLGKTTLAQLIFNHDKVVSHFELRIWVCVSEDFSLNRITKAIIESAAGHACPELDLEPLQRKLQDLLKGKKYLLVLDDVWDDEQVNWLRLKSVLACGGKGASILVTTRLLKVAAIMGTIPPHDLSILSDTDCWELLKQRAFGPNEEEREELVAIGKEIVKKCGGVPLAAMALGSLLRFKRKEIEWLNVKESQLWELQGEDHIMSALRLSYLNLPVKLRPCFALCALFPKDEIIDKKFLIDLWMANGFISSNGMLEAEDIGNEVWNELYWRSFFQDIEKDGIGEIENFKMHDLVHDLAQSIAEEVSCYIPEPSLSKRIRHLSTYGEKSSGIVGSVQLHGIKLLRTFLMRQYNCLPPQVLKCYSLRVLDLQRMIELPSLIFHLKHLRYLNLSYGQFKTLPESLCKLWNLQILKLDYCFRLERLPDRLVQLKALQHLSLKDCYSLSSLPPHIGMLPSLKTLTMYVVGKKKGFLLAELGQMNFKGSLCIKHLERVKSVMSAKEANMLRKQVNNLELEWEINEDSQLQENVEEILEVLEPQTQQLQSLTVRGYTGAYFPQWMSSSSLTILTHLELVSCESCLHLPDLGKLPSLKNLRVSNLSHVKYIYEEDSCNGGVAGGFTKLEKLVLEQLPNLVRLSREDRDNMFPWLSKFEITECPILLELPCLPSLSDLLVGGKCSQHLLISIHKHHTLKQLWFNFHTELTFFPDGMLRDLTSLKILNIYGLFKLEQLPTNINVIQEIHISGCENLKSLADEVSHGLHSLKTLSITSCQKFNQSQSFQYLTCLENLIIKSCPKIEGLHEALQHMCALQYLSLDNLPNLASLPDWLGNLVLLQILDIYNCPKLTCLPMSIQRLTSLKYLTIYGCSELVKRCKENTGEDWHKIAHVQHIII, from the coding sequence ATGGCTGAGGCTGTGCTTGAACTTGTGCTTACTAATTTGAGCTCACTCATTCGAAATGAGCTTGACTTATTTCTGGGTTTCGATCAAGACTTTAATAGTCTTTCCAGCTTGCTAACTACAATCAAGGCTACACTTGAAGATGCCGAAGAAAAACAGTTCACTGACAGAGCTATCAAGGATTGGCTTCTTAAGCTCAAAGATGCTGCTCACGTCCTCGACGACATCTTGGACGAGTGTGCCACTCAAGTGCTGGAGATGGAGTCTAAAGGACTGTCACACAAGGTACAAAGCTCTTTCCGATTCTCTTTTCATCCAAAGAATGTCGCTTTCCGTTACAAAATTGCTAAGAGAATGAAGAGGATAAGAGAGAGGTTAGATGAAATCGCTCAAGAAAGGAGCAAGTTTCATTTGACTGAGATTGTTAGAGAGAAGAGAAGTGGAGTCCTTGAATGGCGTCAAACTACTTCAATCATTACTCAACCTCAAGTCTACGGAAGAGAACAAGATAAGGACAGAATCATAAACTTTTTGGTAGGCGATGCTTCTAGTTTCAAGGATTTGTCTGTTTATCCAATAGTTGGTCTTGGTGGACTTGGAAAAACAACACTTGCCCAACTTATATTCAATCATGACAAGGTAGTCAGTCATTTTGAGCTGAGAATCTGGGTATGTGTTTCTGAAGATTTTAGTTTGAACAGAATAACAAAAGCCATCATTGAATCAGCAGCTGGCCATGCTTGTCCAGAACTGGATCTTGAGCCATTACAAAGAAAACTTCAAGATTTGCTGAAAGGAAAAAAGTATTTGCTTGTGCTAGATGATGTATGGGATGATGAACAAGTGAATTGGCTGAGGTTGAAATCTGTATTGGCGTGTGGGGGAAAAGGCGCATCAATTTTGGTCACCACTCGTCTTCTAAAGGTTGCAGCAATCATGGGAACAATACCCCCTCATGATTTATCAATCCTATCAGACACTGATTGTTGGGAATTGTTGAAACAAAGAGCCTTTGGACCAAATGAGGAAGAGAGGGAAGAACTTGTGGCCATAGGAAAGGAGATAGTAAAGAAGTGCGGGGGAGTGCCTCTTGCGGCAATGGCATTAGGAAGTCTGTTGCGTTTCAAAAGAAAGGAAATAGAGTGGCTCAATGTCAAGGAAAGCCAGCTATGGGAATTACAAGGTGAAGATCATATCATGTCTGCCTTAAGATTAAGCTATTTGAATTTGCCAGTAAAATTGAGACCGTGTTTTGCCTTGTGTGCGCTGTTTCCCAAAGACGAAATCATAGACAAGAAATTTTTGATTGATCTTTGGATGGCAAATGGTTTTATTTCATCTAATGGAATGCTGGAAGCAGAAGATATTGGCAATGAGGTGTGGAATGAGTTATATTGGAGATCATTTTTTCAAGATATTGAGAAAGATGGTATTGGTgaaattgaaaattttaaaatgcaCGACCTTGTTCATGATCTTGCTCAATCTATTGCAGAAGAGGTTAGTTGTTACATTCCAGAACCAAGTCTATCTAAAAGAATTCGCCACCTCTCAACTTATGGTGAGAAATCATCTGGGATAGTCGGTTCAGTACAGTTGCATGGAATCAAATTATTGAGGACCTTTTTAATGCGTCAATACAATTGTTTGCCACCTCAAGTACTAAAATGTTATTCTTTACGAGTACTTGACCTCCAAAGAATGATAGAGTTGCCATCTTTGATTTTTCATTTGAAACATTTGAGATACTTGAATCTTTCTTACGGACAATTCAAAACTCTTCCAGAATCCTTATGCAAGTTATGGAATTTGCAGATTTTAAAGTTAGATTACTGTTTCAGACTTGAAAGGTTGCCTGATAGGTTGGTCCAGTTGAAAGCTCTACAACATCTATCTTTAAAGGATTGTTACTCACTATCAAGTTTGCCTCCACATATAGGGATGTTGCCTTCGCTAAAAACTTTAACAATGTATGTAGTTGGCAAGAAAAAAGGATTTCTTTTGGCGGAACTAGGACAAATGAACTTTAAAGGAAGTCTTTGCATTAAACACTTGGAGAGAGTTAAAAGTGTGATGAGTGCCAAAGAAGCTAATATGTTGAGAAAGCAAGTGAACAATTTGGAATTGGAATGGGAGATAAATGAAGATTCCCAATTACAAGAAAATGTTGAGGAGATTCTTGAAGTGCTTGAACCTCAAACCCAACAACTTCAAAGCCTGACAGTGAGAGGATATACAGGTGCCTATTTCCCACAATGGATGTCTAGTTCGTCTCTAACTATTTTAACTCATCTAGAACTTGTGAGTTGCGAAAGTTGTTTACACCTTCCAGACTTGGGGAAACTTCCTTCTCTAAAGAATCTAAGAGTATCTAACCTGAGTCATGTAAAATACATATATGAGGAGGATTCATGCAATGGTGGAGTTGCAGGAGGTTTCACAAAACTAGAAAAATTGGTACTAGAGCAGTTGCCAAATCTGGTAAGGCTATCAAGGGAGGATAGAGATAACATGTTTCCGTGGCTTTCAAAATTTGAAATTACAGAATGTCCTATACTGTTGGAATTGCCATGCCTTCCATCTCTCAGCGATTTGCTTGTAGGTGGGAAATGCAGCCAACATTTACTAATTTCAATTCATAAACATCATACTCTTAAACAACTTTGGTTCAACTTCCATACAGAGCTAACTTTCTTTCCAGATGGGATGCTAAGAGAccttacttctttaaagattcTTAATATTTATGGTCTTTTTAAACTTGAGCAACTCCCAACTAACATTAATGTTATCCAAGAGATACATATTAGTGGTTGCGAGAACCTCAAGTCATTGGCAGATGAAGTATCACATGGATTGCACTCTCTTAAGACATTGAGTATTACGAGTTGCCAAAAGTTCAACCAATCACAAAGTTTTCAATACCTCACTTGTCTTGAGAATTTGATAATCAAGAGTTGCCCAAAAATAGAAGGTTTGCATGAGGCATTACAACATATGTGTGCTCTTCAATATTTATCATTGGATAATCTTCCGAACCTGGCATCCTTACCTGACTGGTTAGGAAACCTAGTCTTGCTACAAATTTTGGATATTTATAATTGTCCAAAGCTGACATGTCTTCCCATGAGCATTCAACGCCTTACTAGTCTGAAATATTTGACAATTTACGGTTGCAGTGAGTTAGTGAAACGATGTAAAGAGAACACTGGTGAGGATTGGCATAAAATAGCCCACGTTCAACATATTATCATATAG